The genomic DNA tttgtttgtggtcagtttataatttaaaaaaggggaaaaactaATACTGTTCAAACTAACCACTAATTCTACACATGCACTTTATCAAGTTCCCTTGTCTTGAATGATATGCTCCCAGGAGAAGCTTGCAGCACAGTTCGGGGCTCCAGGGTGTCGTAACTGAACTAGTTTTGGTGTTACACAATGTGTCCCGACATCTTTGACAATTTGTCATGGGGCTCAGTTGAGTTTTACACATGCAGTTTTTGAGCAGTGTCTGCTTGCTTATTTCCATGTTCTTAACATCCATGAGGAGATAAACTGGGTTTGTTGTGGTGATGGTAAatgctctctgctgctgttgggaTGTGTACTTCACAAGGTTACTAATCCCTTCTAATTTCATTAACGGTGACCTCTGAGTAAGGATTATATTAAATATCTTCCTGCTTTGTCACAGCACCAAAACAGTATTGTTATAACACTATATCACTGTATCTACCTCCATGAATGTCCAACCAGTTCACAGTTAAAGTGCATGCTGCCAGTATAACTCAAGATTTAACCAAGACAATGATTTCTAGGTAAAACTGCAAATGAGATTGAATTGGATTGTTATCAAAATGACAGCATTGATTAGCAGCATTAATCTTTTTGTGTTACAAATACAGCTTTCAGTGAGCTGGCTGTTTGGAAAGTAAATGAGAAAACCACAACACTATTCACACAGTGTCACTGTGAATTAAAGTATAATGCAAACTGTTGATATAACTaagcatgtcttttttttctctagttGGGATTTCTTTTACAGGGTTTCAACATAACAGTGTGTATATCAAATTTCAGtgttccttctccctctctaaaGAGGCAGCATGTTGAATGCTATATACTTTATGTAACACACCCCCTGCTCAAAAAAACCTTGATGTTGTCCTTTCtatttgtaaatgtatgtattttgaaTTTAGACTGTGCCATTAACTGTACAAACGTTTAATGTTCCTCTGCTAATAACTTAATAagatgtatactgtatatatatagatattgtTACAGTTAGAGTGCAGCGAAAGCTGAATGTCATCGTTACCCTGCATTCTCTTTACAACTGCGCATGCGCTCATTCAGTACTGGCACTCccgtccagcagggggcactgcCTGCTGTTGCTGAAGGTGGAAAGCGCAGCCAACTAAACTTCTGCATGTGACATTGACATCAACAGAGGGTAACATCGTTTTGCTTTTCTCTAACTCCGTTTTCTTTTAGTGATCTTATTTTCGTTAAAGATAAATATGTCTGtaatttctgtgtttgtgcgcCAGGAAACAGTGGCGCATGTTTAGCTAAAGTTTCAGTGCGGTAATGAAAGCTCCTCCGCAAGTTAACGTTAGCATAGCCTAGCCTGGGCTGAGCGTTATCTGTGGAGACTGTGGCATCACTGACTAACCCACGAAACGTCATTCATTTTGTCCACGCAGCACCATGAGGCTGACCACTCTCCTGTCAATGGCAGTCAGGGTTATTATACCCAAGGACTACCGGTACGGCACCAACAGACCGTGGACTATGGCTGCTAAAAGGTTGAATCCAgcggggaagaggaggagaaaggtgTTCGTGGAGCCTATGGCACCGGAAGACTGGACTGTCGTCAAAGGAGACAGGGTGAGAAACTCAGCTGCATCTTTTCTAAAATATGCATAGTGATTTTATTTAGATGTTAATTAGATGTTTGCTTTCATATTTATCAACACGTTGACAGTGTTGTTCTATAACGGTCTGCACCAACTTGTTAAATAATGATGTCCTAACATTAATTTAACTGTTTTGATAGTATGTACCAGCCACTTGTacttaaaaaaagtgtatttttcttactgtcctttatttaaagctgtattACTtgtaggggtgggtcaaaatatcgatttggttaTATATCGTCATATTTACTTGTGCAATACTGgggcagaagaagaagttacctggctgaagaagagggagtttacagcgggatactGGCAGAGAAAGCTGCGTTAAcagatgccccatccacgttgAATACATAGAATTTATACACCTtactatgttgtgaataaatcctGTTTAGAGCTGTAACTAATGATATTTATtgaatcgattaatctgtcaattattttctcaatttcatttggtccataaaatataagaagacaataaaaaatgttgagcggtgttcatcaaacctggaaatgatgatgttctcaaatgtcttgttttgtccacaaaccaaaatgattcacttttaatgatttctttgttatccagagcaaagaaattaagaatatactcaaatttaagaagcgtaaacaattggaaatcttgttttaatcatgaaaaaagctttgaacagATTTATCGATGATctaaatagttgttgattaatttagtaatcgattaatttagtaatcgattaataatcgattaattgatgaattgtttcagctctagttttgttttcatgatatTATTAGTATCTTGGACCGTGTATCGTGTATCGTATCATGTCGTGAGATATCTGTGATTCTCACCCTTAAgtcaaatgagtttacacagtgctgattaagcctatcagctccacacgactctgcTCGTTCTGTGCACTCCTTGTTGAGAGAGCGAAGGTAGCAATTGTAGTAATAGTAGCAACATACAATCTGATAATTGTTTCCCACCGATTGTGATAAAGCTGATGATAGTACTAGTATTGTATGTACAGTCAATTATGCATAGCCACAGCTGTGGTAATATCGTACAACATaaagttaagtgtgtttgtttgtttctcaggtAGAGATTCTTGCAGGGAAGGACAAAGGGAAGCAGGGAAAAGTGATCCAAGTCTTCAGACACAGAAACTGGGTTATCCTGGAGGGACTTAACATTGTAAGgaggacatttttctctcaaACAGGACTCAACAGATATTGccttttgagttttttttacttggacATCACCCATGTCTAATGTTTTGTCAGTTTCTGATCAATGTACTCTTGTCTAATTAGAAGGTTAGATAAAGTTTTTGATACATTATTCAGtctatgtgtttttgttcttctatACAAATTATTGATGCTTCTACATCCATATTAAGGATCTCACATAGATGTCgttgacacattttcatgatCCTTAATTATAATTACATGTATGAAATCCTAtccttttatgtattttttttagctcCACTAGATGGAGCCACATGTCTGTGGCCATGGTTGTTAGGGCACCAGGTTGCCACTGCTAAATTGGAGAACTGTTCCACTTATGTTTCTGTATGTTAGCATTACAGGTTCTTGGGACGAACTTCAGATTATCGTGGGACCTACATTGCCAGTGAGGCTCCCCTTCTGCTGCGCGATATCGCCCTCATTGACCCCTCCGACAGGTATGATAGTAATGCACAATTACAGGTCTTGACATTAGCAATAGCTAGAGGGCTAGACAGTCTTATCATTGTTCTCTGCAGCCCCTAAGTGCTGTTGGCTTGTGCTGTAGTTGTAGCTGTGattaaattattttgttattaaaaaTCCAGgccaacaataaaacacagtttacaTGTTTCAAAGTTTTGCATAACATcactgtgtgcatctgtgttgATGTATGTTTGATTCTCTACATTACCTTTAAAACAGTCCAGTGTTAAGATAAATGCACCTGATGTTTGATATGTTTGAACCTGTGTGTCGCCTCATTTGTCCTCATTTCGTTTTTCCTTTCACAAACAGTCCAGTGTTAAGATAAATGCACCTGATGTTTGATATCTCAACGGACCACTTTTAACATACTGATGTTGATCCTCCAGGAAACCCACTGAAGTCGAGTGGAGATATACAGAAGAGGGTGAGAGAGTCAGAGTATCGGTGAGGACAAGTCGAATCATTCCTAAGCCTATCGTGGAGCGAAAAGACAGCATTGTGCCAGAGCAGTGGAAAGGTGTGTGCCATATGTGTTTTCATTAGACGCTTATTATTCTTACAGTGcagtttattatgtgtatatgtaacAGTCAGCACATTAAaccatctgtgtttttttatttagttttttcccACCCTGTGCAGACCTACTTTCCAAAAATAGACTTCAGAGTGAGAGTTTTTGTGGGAAAAATATTATGAAGAACTTTTTCTTCCAACAACACATAATTTATGTTACTTATTGTGTCACATTCCTTTATCTTGACACGGCATAGAAGATATAaaattgtttttacttttcatgatttgttctgtttttaatttgagtTGTTTCCCCGCTCTACCCTCACAGATGGTCCCAAAGACACCAGTCCTTCAGACACTTTAGAAAAGACTTATGTACCATCTCTGAAAACACTGGAGGAAGAAGTCATGGAGAAGCTGGGTATTCAGGAGAACAGACGGCAAAGAACCTCATTCTGGTACTGAGCAGAGAAACACTCTGTCCCCTCGTTGATTCACAGAGTTTTCACAACATCACCGAAGATACCTTGTGTCAGCGAAAGTCGTGCTGAAGGACATTGTGTCAGAGTGGCATGAGTTAGACTTTTGGACAGTAAAATACTGGTGCAACACACAAAGTGTTGAGGAAACAGGTTTGTGAAAATCTCAGAGGTGAAACAGATGCAAACAAAGCTGACGACAAATGTGTAACTTAAATGTTTCTGAAAGTTGTGTCtttacaatataataaatacatgtcaCGTGAACCAATCATCCTACAGGTTTGTAGCCTCGTGGAGATACTTAGGGAATAACAAGCAAGAGCAATTGCAAACCTCACTTCCAAAGTGTTAATGCACTCAAAGTAATCACTGGATCACCACAAAAATCTGACAATTTTTTCCCTGGAACTTAAACTGTATCCCCAGAAAATATAATCTAAAAAT from Solea senegalensis isolate Sse05_10M linkage group LG20, IFAPA_SoseM_1, whole genome shotgun sequence includes the following:
- the mrpl24 gene encoding probable 39S ribosomal protein L24, mitochondrial, encoding MRLTTLLSMAVRVIIPKDYRYGTNRPWTMAAKRLNPAGKRRRKVFVEPMAPEDWTVVKGDRVEILAGKDKGKQGKVIQVFRHRNWVILEGLNIHYRFLGRTSDYRGTYIASEAPLLLRDIALIDPSDRKPTEVEWRYTEEGERVRVSVRTSRIIPKPIVERKDSIVPEQWKDGPKDTSPSDTLEKTYVPSLKTLEEEVMEKLGIQENRRQRTSFWY